Part of the Acidobacteriota bacterium genome, CGATGGGGTTCGCGAAGGCGTTTGGCTTTGCTGAACTGCCGCAACTGGGCCAGCCCATCTCCCGCGCGATGGGCGTGGCGTGGCTGCTGGCCGGCGGACTGGTGATCGCGACCGCCGCCATGCTGGCCATCGGCTCGCGTCACACCTGGATGGCTGGGGCGATAGCGATCCTGTTGTCGCAGGCCGTCATCCTGACGGCCTGGCGTGACGCGTGGGCGGGCACCCTCGCCAACATCGTGTTGCTGCTGGTGGTGGCTCACAGCTGGTTCACTGCCGGGCCGCGCAGCTTCCAGGCGCAGTTCGAGCGCGACGCCGCCGAAGGCCTGGCGCGCATCACTGCTTCGGCCATCGTCACCGACACCGACCTGGCGCCGCTGCCCGCGCCGGTGCAGCGCTACCTGCGCCTGGCGGGTGTCGTCGGCCAGCCGCGCGTCCAGAACTACCGCCTCCGCTTCACCGGTCGCATCCGGAGCGCGCCAGGTGCCGCGTGGATGCCATTCGAGGCCGACCAACAGAGTTTCGCAGACCCACCGACCCGGCTGTTCCACATGCGGGCGCGAATGTTTGGTTTGCCGGTCGATGTCTTTCATCGGCTGACCAGTGGCCATGCCACGATGCAGGTGAAATTGATTGGTGCCATCTCGATGGTTGATGCGCGCGGCCCAGAGATGGATCGCGCCGAGACGGTGACGCTGTTCAACGACATGTGCCTGCTGGCACCTGGGACGCTCGTCGGACCCGGGATCACATGGGAGCCGATTGATGGGCACTCGGCGCGAGCGCGCTTTACCAACGCCGGCCAGACGATCTCGGCCGAGCTGTTGTTTGACGCGGACGGCTGGCTGAGCAACTTCGTCTCGGACGATCGAACCCGGTCGTCGCCCGATGGCAGGACGTTCACGCCGCTTCGTTTCTCGACGCCGGTGCGCGACCACCGCGCCTTCGGGCCCCTGACGCTGGCCGCCTACGGCGAAGGGAGATGGTTGTTGCCCGAAGGGGAGTTCATCTATGGCGAGTTCGAACTCCAGGACGTGACCATGAACCTACCGCCGCGCTAGTGGCCTTATCCGGCTAAAGCCGGATGCTACACGGTGGCGTGCAATGCGACGTGCAATGAAGCACAGCAAGAGGCCCGGAGATCACCGACAATGGAGATGACGTGAGACTGAACCTGCGACTCGCCTTCGCGGCTCTCCTGCCCTGCGCGTTGCTGGCGTCGGTGGCCATGGCACAGAACGTCCAGACGCCACCGTCCGCAAAACCGTCGGCGGCCGCCGACGAACTGATCGTCGCCGAGTTCAGCGCGCGTATTACCGCCTACGCCGAGTTGCGACGGACGCTCGAGGACGGGCTGCCCGGACTGGTTGTGACCGCCAACAACAACGAGATCCGGCGCGCCGAGGAAGCGCTGGCCAGGCGCATCCGGCTGGCGCGCGAGCGCGCCAGACAGGGCGACATCTTCACGCCGGCGATCAATTCGGCGTTCAAGCAACTGCTGATGGGGGTGACGAAGCCCGGCATCTGCGCGGCCATCCTCGAGGACAATCCCGGCAACATCCCGTTCCGCCCCAACGCGCCGTACCCGCGGAACTCATCGCTTTCGACGGTCCCGCCGAGCGTGCTGGGCGTGCTGCCGACACTGCCGGACGATGTCCAGTACCGGTTTCTCGATCGCGACCTGATCCTCTACGACACGCGAGCCAACATGATGCTCGATCGGATCCCGTCGGCGATTCGCTGCACGCCCATCCGCTGATCAGCGCGGCTCGCGGGTCACGACTCGCGTGACGCGCGCACTTCCACCAGCGCCTCGTCCACCACCCGGTCGTTGGGGTGGACCACCACCTGTGCGCCCGCCGCGAGGCCAGATTGAATCTCGGCTTCTTCGGCGTTGCGCTGGCCGACCGCCACCGTCACGCGGCGAATCCGATTACCGTCAACCACGAACACCGCCCACCGGTCGCCCTGGCGCACCAGCGCGCTGGTCGGCACCTTCACCACGTCGGCCGCCTCCCAGATCACGATCCGCACTTCCACGCGGTAGCCGTCGCCGAGTGCGTTCCAGGCTTCGGCCGGGTCATCGAAGTCCATCACCACGTTGACCCGCTGCTCTTCGACACCGAGGGCTGAGATCTTCGTGAAGCCCGACGGCTCGACCCGCCGCACCGTCGCCGCCAGCACGCGATCGCCGCCCCACTGCTCCACGCGGACCTTCGCCCCGGGCTTTACCCTCACGGCGTCGGTCGATAACAGGTCGGACACGATTTCGAGGTCGGCCGCGGGGTTGCCGATCTCGAGCAGCGGCTCGCCGGCCGCGACCACGCTCTCGCTCTCGCGCAGGCGCTTCAGCACCACGCCGTCGGCCGGGGCCGTGAGCGTCAGGATCCGGCCGCTCGCTTCCAGGGTCGGCGTCATCAGCCGGGCGGTGGCCTGGTCGAACTGCGACCGGGCGCCGGCGACGGCGAACTCGGCCGCGCGCACGGCCTCTTCGGCTCCGCTGGCGTTGGTTTCTGCCGCGTCCACGGCCTGCTGGGTCGTCAGCTGCGCGGCACCCAGGTCGCGCTGACGCCTGAGGTCGGCGCGCGCCAGTCCCACGGCAGCCGTGGCTCGGCGCAGGTCGGCCTCGGCGCGGCCCAGGGCGGCCCGCGCGACGGCCACCGCCGCGTCGGCCTCGGCGCGGCTGCGCGCGTCCATCAACGCCGGCGCTTCGGCGCGAACCCGTGCCACCACCGTGGTGCCGCGCACCACCGGATCGCCGGCCTCGAGCTCGCTGCGCAGCACCCGGCCGGTCAGCGGCGCCGACACCACGTAGCGATGCCGGACGCGCGTCTCGCCCTCGTCGTCCACGGTGACGGCCAGCGGGCCGCGCGTGCTGGGCATGACATCGACCGGCACCGGCGCCGGCCACAACGCGATCGCGACTACGGCGCCGACGGCCAGCACGACCAGCAACCAGCGCCAATAACGGGTCATGGCGATCACCTTACTCCCTCGACTTCAAGACCGCGACCAGATCCAGCCGATCCAGCCGGCGCCGCACGGCCAGCGCCGACAGCGCCGCCGCACCGATGATGATCAGCCATCCCCACGCCACCGTGGCCGGGGTGACGATGAACGGAATGCGGAAGACCTCGTTCTGGAACATGCTCATGATGAACAGGCCGAGCCCGTAGCCGATCAGCGTGCCGCACGGCAGCGACACCAGCACCAGAATCGCCAGCTCGCCGAGCAGGATCGACGAGATCTCGCCGCGCGTGAACCCGAGCACGCGCAGGCTGGCCAGCTCGCGCTCCCGTTCCGACAGCGAGATGCGGGCCGCGTTGTAGACGACGCCCACCGCGATGATGGCGGCGAAGATCACGTTGATGCCGATGGTCAGGTTCATGTTCTGCGCCATCACCTCGCGGAAGTTGCGCAGCGCCGTCTCGCGAATCGCGACCCCGGCCACCGCCGGCGTTAACTTCAGCTTTGCGTAGAGCGGCTCGAGCTGCGCCGGGTCAACCTGCAGATAGGCGCCCGACACCG contains:
- a CDS encoding efflux RND transporter periplasmic adaptor subunit gives rise to the protein MTRYWRWLLVVLAVGAVVAIALWPAPVPVDVMPSTRGPLAVTVDDEGETRVRHRYVVSAPLTGRVLRSELEAGDPVVRGTTVVARVRAEAPALMDARSRAEADAAVAVARAALGRAEADLRRATAAVGLARADLRRQRDLGAAQLTTQQAVDAAETNASGAEEAVRAAEFAVAGARSQFDQATARLMTPTLEASGRILTLTAPADGVVLKRLRESESVVAAGEPLLEIGNPAADLEIVSDLLSTDAVRVKPGAKVRVEQWGGDRVLAATVRRVEPSGFTKISALGVEEQRVNVVMDFDDPAEAWNALGDGYRVEVRIVIWEAADVVKVPTSALVRQGDRWAVFVVDGNRIRRVTVAVGQRNAEEAEIQSGLAAGAQVVVHPNDRVVDEALVEVRASRES